The Euphorbia lathyris chromosome 3, ddEupLath1.1, whole genome shotgun sequence genome contains a region encoding:
- the LOC136224144 gene encoding putative pentatricopeptide repeat-containing protein At1g17630: MIHAAASFQPLLLRIHKFPSNLNSSISVLRCYYQPSNELLCFFDQLLQQCITIQHCKQIHANVIVTGNYCSAFLAARKVSVYARFGCLIDAHKTFDTTPCEGISNLLLWNAILRANVSHGYYQNALKLYARMRKVGVFGDGFTFPLVTRACAFIGYPTLCRTIHCHAFQLGFQSHLYVGNELMGMYAKLGQMENALNVFDRMTVKSYISWNTMVSGYAFNYDCNGAFKIVQRMQIEGLEPNLVTWTSLMSSYARSGYLEETLEFFDLMRSRGTEVTAEAIAVVLSACAGLSVFDRGKVIHGYVIKGGFEDYLFVKTALVSVYGKHGDVNCAHKLFAEMKNKTIATWNTLITSHAEAGLCDAALEIFLQLRRSDQCSKLRPNVVTWSAVIDGFASNGHGEESLELFRQMQNARVSANGVTIATVLSICAELAALQLGREIHGNVIRTLMDKNILVQNGLLNMYTKCGCFTEGHAIFERINTKDLITWNSMIMGYGMHGLGRNALETFDQMINLGFKPDGVTFIALLSACSHAGLVPEGRKLFDQARREYKIEPQMEHYACMIDLLGRAGLLQEASEIIKNMPIEPNACVWSAFLNSCRMHNNTEIAEETASRFNLNLQEMTRNSMLLSHIYAARGRWEDSARVRMSARTKGLKKNPGQSWIKLKKNVYTFSANNVQEGLEQVYRILDDLTLQMKTQRHEHEIEISTTSSICW; encoded by the coding sequence ATGATTCATGCTGCTGCTTCTTTTCAACCTCTCTTATTACGAATTCATAAATTCCCTTCAAATCTCAATTCTTCGATCTCTGTACTCCGTTGCTATTACCAACCATCTAATGAGCTTCTTTGTTTTTTCGATCAACTTCTTCAACAATGCATCACTATTCAACACTGTAAACAAATCCATGCCAATGTCATCGTTACTGGTAATTACTGCTCTGCTTTCTTGGCTGCTCGTAAGGTATCTGTCTATGCTCGTTTTGGATGTCTCATTGATGCTCACAAAACATTTGACACTACCCCTTGTGAGGGAATCTCTAATTTGCTTTTGTGGAATGCAATTTTGAGAGCTAATGTTTCTCATGGATACTATCAAAATGCCCTTAAACTGTATGCTAGAATGAGAAAGGTTGGAGTTTTTGGCGATGGGTTTACTTTCCCTTTGGTTACAAGGGCGTGTGCTTTTATTGGCTACCCTACTTTGTGCAGAACAATTCATTGCCATGCCTTCCAATTGGGTTTTCAGAGTCATCTTTATGTTGGTAATGAGTTGATGGGAATGTatgcaaaactaggtcaaatggaaaATGCACTCAATGTGTTTGATAGAATGACTGTTAAGAGCTATATTTCATGGAATACAATGGTTTCAGGTTATGCTTTTAATTATGATTGCAATGGTGCTTTCAAGATTGTCCAGAGGATGCAGATTGAAGGTCTGGAGCCAAATCTTGTGACATGGACATCGTTGATGTCAAGCTATGCGCGTTCTGGTTATCTTGAGGAAACATTGGAGTTCTTTGATTTAATGAGATCTAGAGGAACTGAGGTGACTGCTGAAGCAATTGCTGTTGTTTTATCAGCTTGTGCTGGTTTGAGTGTATTTGATAGGGGTAAGGTGATTCATGGATATGTTATAAAGGGTGGGTTCGAAGATTATTTGTTTGTCAAAACTGCACTGGTGAGTGTGTACGGGAAGCATGGAGATGTAAATTGTGCACATAAATTGTTCGCGGAAATGAAAAATAAGACCATAGCGACTTGGAATACCTTGATAACATCACACGCAGAAGCTGGTTTATGTGATGCGGCCCTTGAGATATTTCTGCAGCTGAGGAGATCAGATCAATGTTCGAAGTTGAGACCTAATGTTGTAACTTGGAGTGCAGTAATTGATGGTTTCGCTTCTAACGGACATGGAGAGGAGTCTTTGGAACTATTTCGACAAATGCAGAATGCTAGGGTATCGGCCAACGGTGTGACAATAGCTACTGTTTTATCAATTTGTGCAGAGCTAGCTGCACTTCAACTTGGTAGGGAAATTCATGGCAATGTGATCAGAACCTTGATGGACAAAAACATTCTGGTGCAAAATGGTTTACTTAACATGTACACCAAGTGTGGATGTTTTACAGAAGGGCATGCTATATTCGAGAGAATAAATACGAAAGATTTAATCACGTGGAATTCTATGATCATGGGGTATGGGATGCATGGACTTGGCAGAAATGCTCTTGAAACTTTTGATCAAATGATTAATCTCGGATTTAAGCCAGACGGTGTTACTTTCATTGCTCTTCTTTCTGCTTGCAGTCATGCTGGACTTGTTCCTGAGGGTCGTAAACTTTTTGATCAGGCACGTAGAGAGTACAAGATCGAACCCCAGATGGAGCATTATGCATGCATGATTGATCTCCTTGGGCGGGCAGGGCTATTGCAAGAAGCAagtgaaattataaaaaacatgccAATAGAACCAAATGCCTGTGTTTGGAGTGCTTTTTTGAACTCTTGTAGAATGCACAATAATACAGAAATTGCAGAAGAAACAGCATCCAGGTTTAATCTCAACCTGCAGGAAATGACAAGGAATTCCATGTTGCTTTCTCATATATACGCTGCCCGTGGTAGATGGGAGGATTCTGCAAGAGTGAGAATGTCAGCTAGAACAAAAGGTTTGAAGAAAAACCCAGGGCAGAGTTGGATTAAACTGAAGAAGAATGTTTACACATTCTCTGCAAACAATGTGCAAGAGGGTTTAGAGCAAGTTTATAGAATTCTTGATGATTTGACGCTTCAAATGAAGACCCAAAGACATGAACATGAAATTGAAATTAGTACAACTTCTTCAATATGCTGGtga
- the LOC136224415 gene encoding probable protein phosphatase 2C 55, producing the protein MIFENPQINSFHTKYSDTLNSDYRNGTTLKLTTGSFYLPKDNKARPQGEDAHFICKARNTIGIADGVGGWGSKGIDAGKYARELMTNSLTAVLNQNKGSTNPVRVLQSAYRKTHSKGSATACIIALNDNNVLRYANLGDSGFILFRWKKFLYRSPVQHHEFNCPYQLGSGSRDTPNLAYEEEIQVEDGDIIVAATDGLFDNVCPHDIEKILNRNKSDDPYKLASEIVEHALINSVDENYFSPFAKAAAAEGFKHKGGKYDDITVVVAKIELDLPK; encoded by the coding sequence ATGATTTTCGAAAACCCCCAAATCAACAGTTTCCATACCAAATACTCCGATACACTAAATTCCGATTACAGGAACGGAACAACTCTGAAACTTACAACTGGCTCTTTCTATCTACCTAAGGATAACAAGGCCAGACCCCAAGGCGAAGATGCGCACTTCATCTGCAAAGCAAGGAACACCATTGGTATCGCGGATGGAGTTGGAGGTTGGGGTTCTAAAGGCATAGATGCGGGTAAATACGCTCGAGAGCTCATGACAAACTCTCTAACTGCAGTTCTCAATCAAAATAAAGGTTCAACCAATCCAGTTAGAGTGTTGCAATCGGCATATCGAAAAACTCATTCCAAAGGATCGGCAACTGCTTGTATTATTGCCCTCAATGATAATAATGTGCTTAGATATGCCAATCTGGGAGACAGCGGATTCATTCTGTTTAGGTGGAAGAAATTTCTCTATCGATCGCCGGTTCAACATCATGAGTTTAATTGTCCGTATCAGTTAGGTAGTGGTAGCAGGGATACTCCAAATTTGGCTTACGAGGAAGAGATTCAGGTGGAAGACGGGGATATTATTGTTGCGGCTACTGATGGATTGTTTGATAACGTTTGTCCTCACGATATTGAGAAGATTTTGAATCGTAATAAAAGTGATGATCCTTACAAGTTAGCTTCGGAGATTGTTGAACATGCTTTGATTAATTCTGTGGATGAAAATTACTTTTCTCCCTTTGCTAAAGCTGCTGCTGCAGAAGGGTTTAAGCATAAGGGCGGCAAATATGATGATATTACTGTTGTTGTTGCCAAGATTGAACTAGACTTGCCTAAATAA